One segment of Clostridium botulinum DNA contains the following:
- a CDS encoding NAD(P)/FAD-dependent oxidoreductase: MSKVIVIGAGPAGMMAAITAAKEHKVTLLDGNERLGKKLFITGKGRCNVTNAKDISEFFDYIPGNPHFLYSALYTFTNEDTMNFFSNEGIKLKVERGDRVFPESDKSSDIIRGLSNALSRTDVEIKLNSKVTAIKYKDNSITGIEINNEEILKADHYIIATGGASYPLTGSRGEGQEFSKKLGHRIIPLKPALVPMVVKDAKTKELMGLSLKNVEVTIKENDKKVVYKNFGEMLFTHFGVSGPLILSGSRFIENNKNYKLHIDLKPSLNIGELDKRIQRDFNKYLNKDFKNSLNELLPQKLIPMIIEMSNIPEEKKVNEITKEERRNLVSLLKDFSFDLNGLRPLAEGIVTKGGIDVKEIDPSTMRSKIIDNLSFCGEVMDVDAFTGGYNVQIAFATGVIAGSHIE; encoded by the coding sequence ATGAGCAAAGTTATTGTTATTGGAGCAGGCCCAGCAGGAATGATGGCTGCAATAACAGCTGCAAAAGAACATAAAGTAACATTATTGGATGGTAATGAAAGACTAGGAAAAAAGCTATTTATTACTGGTAAAGGTAGATGTAACGTTACAAATGCCAAAGATATTTCAGAATTTTTTGATTACATACCTGGTAACCCGCATTTTTTATATAGTGCATTATATACATTTACTAATGAAGATACTATGAATTTCTTTTCTAATGAAGGAATTAAATTAAAAGTAGAACGTGGAGATAGAGTATTTCCTGAATCTGATAAATCTTCTGATATAATTAGAGGTTTATCAAATGCATTAAGTAGAACTGATGTTGAAATAAAATTAAATTCAAAGGTTACTGCTATAAAATATAAGGACAACAGCATAACTGGTATTGAGATAAACAATGAAGAGATTTTAAAAGCAGATCATTACATTATAGCAACTGGTGGAGCTTCTTATCCTCTTACTGGTTCAAGAGGTGAGGGACAAGAATTCTCTAAAAAATTAGGACATAGAATAATCCCATTAAAGCCAGCGCTTGTACCTATGGTTGTAAAAGATGCAAAAACTAAAGAGCTTATGGGATTATCATTAAAAAATGTAGAAGTTACAATAAAAGAAAATGATAAGAAAGTTGTATATAAAAATTTTGGTGAAATGTTATTTACACATTTTGGCGTATCAGGTCCCCTTATTTTAAGTGGGAGTAGATTTATAGAAAATAACAAAAACTATAAATTACATATAGATCTTAAACCATCATTAAATATAGGCGAATTAGATAAGAGAATACAAAGAGATTTTAATAAATACTTGAATAAAGATTTTAAAAATTCATTAAATGAATTATTACCACAAAAACTAATTCCTATGATAATAGAAATGTCTAATATACCTGAAGAAAAGAAAGTTAATGAAATTACTAAAGAAGAAAGAAGAAACTTAGTTAGTCTTCTTAAAGATTTTTCATTCGATCTAAATGGATTAAGACCACTTGCTGAAGGAATTGTAACAAAAGGCGGAATAGATGTTAAAGAAATTGATCCATCTACTATGAGATCTAAGATTATAGATAATCTTTCTTTTTGTGGTGAAGTTATGGATGTAGATGCTTTTACTGGTGGTTATAATGTACAAATTGCATTTGCAACTGGAGTAATTGCTGGAAGTCATATTGAATAA